The following coding sequences are from one Hydra vulgaris chromosome 04, alternate assembly HydraT2T_AEP window:
- the LOC136079811 gene encoding uncharacterized protein LOC136079811 isoform X2 — MADCLHKTCAVCLTQFGKKSSKIQKITPAIKTKIKTFVWSQYSLDVTNYPKVICNNCHRNLYDLDKNKVEYLGNWIVKISKIDRLHLRRSSNIKDIVDEISASNDSEHAKSSRLCSTCFGFVVQGVAHICTESRAVNNLIEAAEQLGPKYLERVASGILKHKMEAENICRGQKFQLATQGSPLNIVVGTPDKKTDRIELKQVSFGTVMELVKSLELSKNQTKNFCSKYRSSMGTQTCIEANIFEKIEALHNRIDEFYTSKEVGFMDGEEAITRTLVHVKDTSTFIQHVITERGIDPHDSILRIAMDSGQGFLKVTVNVFNPLEKTSSDSELDDAGVKRSFLIAIVEGVSEANDNLWKLIEPLNLNDVKFYIAFDLKCANSVFGISSHAGKYSCLYCEGSCTLEPGIKRTLRSLDDHYNIYP, encoded by the exons ATGGCGGACTGTTTACATAAAACGTGTGCTGTTTGTCTTACACAGTTCGGGAAAAAGTCatctaaaattcaaaagatCACTCCAGCaattaaaacaaagataaaaactttcGTCTGGAGTCAGTATAGTTTAGATGTAACCAACTATCCCAAGGTTATTTGTAACAATTGCCACAGAAACCTCTATGATCTCGACAAGAACAAGGTGGAGTACCTAGGGAACTGGATAGTGAAGATATCCAAG aTTGATAGATTGCATCTTAGAAGATCATCAAATATCAAAGACATTGTTGATGAAATCAGTGCTTCTAATGATTCTGAACATGCAAAGTCTTCCAGACTATGTTCAACATGCTTTGGCTTTGTAG tgcAAGGAGTGGCTCATATCTGTACAGAGAGCAGAGCTGTGAACAATCTCATTGAAGCGGCAGAACAGCTTGGACCTAAATATTTAGAACGGGTAGCCTCAG GTATACTTAAGCACAAGATGGAAGCTGAAAATATTTGTAGAGGACAGAAGTTTCAGTTGGCTACTCAAGGGTCTCCTTTGAACATTGTGGTTGGAACTCCTGACAAAAAAACTGACCGAATTGAGCTGAAACAGGTGTCCTTTGGTACTGTTATGGAGTTGGTTAAATCTCTTgagctttcaaaaaatcaaacaaagaatttttgttcCAAATATAGATCTAGTATGGGAACTCAAACCTGTATTGAAGCGAAcatctttgaaaaaattgaagctCTCCATAACCGTATAGATGAATTTTACACTTCTAAAGAAGTAGGTTTTATGGATGGAGAAGAAGCCATTACTAGAACATTGGTTCATGTAAAAGATACATCTACATTTATACAGCACGTCATTACAGAAAGAGGAATAGATCCACATGACTCCATATTAAGAATAGCTATGGATTCAGGTCAGGGATTCCTTAAAGTTACTGTAAATGTGTTTAATCCCCTGGAAAAAACTTCTTCAGATTCAGAGCTAGATGATGCTGGAGTAAAAAGATCCTTTCTTATAGCAATTGTTGAGGGGGTTTCTGAAGCTAACGATAATCTTTGGAAGCTTATTGAGCCCCTGAATTTAAACGATGTAAAGTTTTACATTGCATTTGATCTAAAATGTGCAAATTCAGTGTTTGGAATTAGTAGTCATGCTGGGAAATACAGTTGTTTATATTGTGAGGGATCCTGCACTCTTGAGCCTGGAATTAAACGAACACTTAGGTCATTGGATGATCATTATAACATTTACCCTTGA
- the LOC136079811 gene encoding uncharacterized protein LOC136079811 isoform X1 — protein MADCLHKTCAVCLTQFGKKSSKIQKITPAIKTKIKTFVWSQYSLDVTNYPKVICNNCHRNLYDLDKNKVEYLGNWIVKISKIDRLHLRRSSNIKDIVDEISASNDSEHAKSSRLCSTCFGFVVQGVAHICTESRAVNNLIEAAEQLGPKYLERVASGKYIKLFFNINTYLKFQIINIFYLCMLPGILKHKMEAENICRGQKFQLATQGSPLNIVVGTPDKKTDRIELKQVSFGTVMELVKSLELSKNQTKNFCSKYRSSMGTQTCIEANIFEKIEALHNRIDEFYTSKEVGFMDGEEAITRTLVHVKDTSTFIQHVITERGIDPHDSILRIAMDSGQGFLKVTVNVFNPLEKTSSDSELDDAGVKRSFLIAIVEGVSEANDNLWKLIEPLNLNDVKFYIAFDLKCANSVFGISSHAGKYSCLYCEGSCTLEPGIKRTLRSLDDHYNIYP, from the exons ATGGCGGACTGTTTACATAAAACGTGTGCTGTTTGTCTTACACAGTTCGGGAAAAAGTCatctaaaattcaaaagatCACTCCAGCaattaaaacaaagataaaaactttcGTCTGGAGTCAGTATAGTTTAGATGTAACCAACTATCCCAAGGTTATTTGTAACAATTGCCACAGAAACCTCTATGATCTCGACAAGAACAAGGTGGAGTACCTAGGGAACTGGATAGTGAAGATATCCAAG aTTGATAGATTGCATCTTAGAAGATCATCAAATATCAAAGACATTGTTGATGAAATCAGTGCTTCTAATGATTCTGAACATGCAAAGTCTTCCAGACTATGTTCAACATGCTTTGGCTTTGTAG tgcAAGGAGTGGCTCATATCTGTACAGAGAGCAGAGCTGTGAACAATCTCATTGAAGCGGCAGAACAGCTTGGACCTAAATATTTAGAACGGGTAGCCTCAGGCAAGTATATTAAGCTgttctttaatataaatacatatttaaaattccaaataataaacatattttatttatgtatgttgCCAGGTATACTTAAGCACAAGATGGAAGCTGAAAATATTTGTAGAGGACAGAAGTTTCAGTTGGCTACTCAAGGGTCTCCTTTGAACATTGTGGTTGGAACTCCTGACAAAAAAACTGACCGAATTGAGCTGAAACAGGTGTCCTTTGGTACTGTTATGGAGTTGGTTAAATCTCTTgagctttcaaaaaatcaaacaaagaatttttgttcCAAATATAGATCTAGTATGGGAACTCAAACCTGTATTGAAGCGAAcatctttgaaaaaattgaagctCTCCATAACCGTATAGATGAATTTTACACTTCTAAAGAAGTAGGTTTTATGGATGGAGAAGAAGCCATTACTAGAACATTGGTTCATGTAAAAGATACATCTACATTTATACAGCACGTCATTACAGAAAGAGGAATAGATCCACATGACTCCATATTAAGAATAGCTATGGATTCAGGTCAGGGATTCCTTAAAGTTACTGTAAATGTGTTTAATCCCCTGGAAAAAACTTCTTCAGATTCAGAGCTAGATGATGCTGGAGTAAAAAGATCCTTTCTTATAGCAATTGTTGAGGGGGTTTCTGAAGCTAACGATAATCTTTGGAAGCTTATTGAGCCCCTGAATTTAAACGATGTAAAGTTTTACATTGCATTTGATCTAAAATGTGCAAATTCAGTGTTTGGAATTAGTAGTCATGCTGGGAAATACAGTTGTTTATATTGTGAGGGATCCTGCACTCTTGAGCCTGGAATTAAACGAACACTTAGGTCATTGGATGATCATTATAACATTTACCCTTGA